The nucleotide sequence ACTTCGACGGCACCGTGCACCTGATCTTCCAGCCGGCCGAGGAAGGCCTCGGCGGCGCCCGCGCGATGATCAAGGACGGGCTGTTCGAGAAGTTTCCGTGCGACGAGCTTTACGGCCTGCACAACGCGCCCGACCTCAACCACGGCGAGATCGCGATCCTGCCGGGCCCCGCGATGGCCAGCGCCGACTTCTTCGACCTCCGCATCACCGGCTACGGCGCGCATGGCGCGATGCCCGAGCGCTCCAAGGACGCGGTGATCATCGCCACCACGCTGGCGCAGGCGATCCAGACCATCGTCAGCCGCAACGTCGAGCCACTCCAGGCCGCCGTCGTCTCGATCACGCAGATTCACGCCGGCTCCGCCTACAACGTCATTCCCGGCGACGCGCATCTTTGCGGCACCATCCGCACCTTCTCGAAGGAAGTCCGCACCCTGATCAGCGAACGCATCCGCACGATCTGCGCCGGCATTGCGAGCGCCTATCAGTGCGTGATCGACGTCGATATCCGCGACACCTTCAATGTGCTGGTCAACCAGGTCGAGCAGTCCAAGGTGGTCGAGGACGTCGCGCGCACCATCGTCGATCCCGCCAAGGTGATCACCCGCGCTCAGCCGAAGATGGGCAGCGAGGACTTCGCCGATATGCTGGAGACCATCCCCGGCGCCTATTTCTGGGTCGGCCATGACGGCTCGGTGCCCGTGCACAATCCCGGCTTCGTGCTCGACGACAAGATCCTGCCGATCGGCGCCAGCATGTTCGCCCGGATCATCGAAACCCGCATGCCGGTGGGTTAGCAATGCAGAAAAAGAGCGTCGAAGATGCCGTCACCTCGCTGCACGATCTGTCCGCGGTTGATCTGATCGCGGGCTATCGCGCCAAGCAATTCTCGCCGAGCGAGGTGCTGGAGGATTTGCTCGCGCATGTCGCTGCGTGGGAGCCGCATCTGAAGGCGCTCTATGCATTCGATCCCGACGGAGCGCGCGAGGCCGCAAAGGCCTCGACCGCACGCTGGACCGGCGGCGAGCCATCAGGCGCGCTCGACGGCGTGCCTGTCACGGTGAAGGACAACATCGCGACCAAGGGCGTGCCGGTGCCATTGGGCGCAGCGAGCGTCAAGCTGGTGCCGGCCGAGAAGGACGCGCCGCCCGCCGCGCGGCTGCGCGAGGCCGGCGCGGTCATCTTCGCGAAAACCACCATGCCGGATTACGGCATGCTCTCGTCGGGGCTCTCCAGCTTCCATGCGCTCGCGCGCAATCCCTGGGACCTGTCCAAAAACCCCGGCGGCTCCAGCGCGGGCGCGGGCTCTGCCGCGGCTGCCGGCTACGGTCCGCTGCATCTCGGCACCGACATCGGCGGCTCGGTGCGCCTGCCCGCCGGCTGGTGCGGTCTCGTCGGATTGAAGCCGAGCTTCGGCCGCGTGCCGATCGATCCCGTCTATGTCGGCCGCGTCGCCGGCCCGATGACCCGCACGGTCGACGATTGCGCGCTGATGATGAGCGTGATCGCCAAACCCGACCGGCGCGACGGCATGAGCCTGCCTGCCGAGCCGCTCAACTGGAAGGGCCCGGAAAAGTCGCCGCGAAAACTGCGCATCGGATTGATGCTCGATCCCGGCACCGGCCTGGCGCTGGAGAAACCGGTGCGCGAGGTCGCGGTGAAGGCTGCGAAGGCGTTCGAATCCGCCGGCAGCGTCGTCACCGAAGTCGACGGCATCCTCACCCGCGAGATGCTCGACGGCCTCGACAATTTCTGGCGCGCGCGGATGTGGGACGATCTGTCGAAGCTGACGCCGGCCGAGCAGGCCAAGGTGCTGCCCTACATCTTCGCATGGGGCGAGTCCGGCGCAAAACTGTCGGGCGTCGACGTCATTCGCGGCTTCAACCAGACCATGGCGATCCGCGCTGCCGCTGCAAAACTGTTTTGCGAGCTCGACTATGTGATATCGCCGACCGCGCCGAACGTGAACTATCCAGCGGAGTGGGCCTCGCCCACCAACGATCCGATGAAGCCGTTCGAGCACATCGCCTATACCGTGCCATGGAATATGTCGGAGAACCCCGCCGTCTCCATCAACGGCGGCTTCGACGCCAAGGGTTTTCCCATCGGCGTGCAGATCGTCGGCCGCCGCTTCGACGATATCGGCGTGCTCGGCATGGCCAAGGCGTTCGAGGGCCTGCGCGGACCGCAGCGGCCCTGGCCCAAGCCGCCGGCGCGCTAGCGTCTCAGCACAAGCGCGGGCCCAACCCGCGCATCCATCCTCTTCAAGAAGATGGATTGCCGGATCAAGCCCGGCAATGACAGAATTGATTCAAGAATACGAGGGAAGGGAAGAACGCCCATGGCGTACGAGACGATCAAATACGAGGTCGCCGAGCAGATCCTCACCATCACGCTGAACCGGCCCGACAAGCTCAACGCCTTCAACGCCAAGATGCAGGCGGAGTTGATCGACGCGTTCGACGCCGCCGACAAGGACGACGACGTCCGCGCCATCATCGTGACAGGTGCCGGTCGCGGTTTTTGCGCGGGCGCTGATCTGTCGTCAGGTGCGGACACGTTCGATCGCGACGCGCGCCGTGGGCCCGTCAAACGCTTTGCCGACGGCAAGGTCGATTACAGCGATCCGCAGGTGCGTGACGGCGGCGGACAGGTGACCTTGCGCATCTTCAAATGCCTGAAGCCGGTGATTGCCGCGGTGAACGGCCCCGCCGTCGGCATCGGCGTCACCATGCAGCTCGCGATGGATATCCGCATCGCCTCCGACGCCGCGCGCTTCGGCTTCGTGTTCTCCCAGCGCGGCATCGTGCCTGAGGCGGCCTCGAGCTGGTTCCTGCCACGCATCGTCGGCATCGCGCAGGCGCTGGAATGGTGCTATTCGGGCCGCGTCTTCCCGGCGCAGGAGGCGCTTGCCGGCCGTCTCGTCAGCAAGGTTGTGGCGCCGGATGATCTGCTCCCCACTGCGCGCGCACTCGCCAAGGAGTTCGCGGCCAAGACCGCGCCGGTGTCGGTCGCGCTGATCCGCCAGATGATGTGGCGCATGATGGGCGCCGACGATCCGATGGAAGCCCACAAGGTCGACAGCCGCGGCATCTACGCCCGCGGCCGCTCGGACGATGTGAAGGAAGGCGTGGTGTCGTTCCTGGAGAAGCGGCCCGCGCAGTTCAAGAACAAGGTGTCATCCGATATGCCGGACTACTTCCCGTGGTGGACGGAGCGGGAGTACAAGTGACGCTGTCGTAGGGTGGGCAAAGGCGCTCTTGCGCCGTGCCCACCACCTATCAACCAATATCAGAGTGGTGGGCACGCTTCGCTTTGCCCACCCTACGGCACCGTCACTCCATCACCAGCGCCACGCGTCCGATCGCCTTGCGGTCGAGCAACAACCGCATCGCCGTGGCATAATCTTCCAGCGGCAGGCGGTGCGAGATGTTCGGGCGCAGCTTGCCCTCCTCCGCCCATTGCAGCAGCGCCTTGAGGCGCACTTCGCCGAGCGCTGGATTTTTCCGCACGGCTTCGCCTGCCCTCACGCCAAGTACGCTGGCGCCCTTGATCAGCAGGAGATTGGTCTTCGCCGAGCCGATGCCGCCGGTGAAGCCGATCACCAGCAGCCGGGCACCCCAGGCAATGCAGCGCATCGAGTCCTCAAAGACCTGGCCCCCGACCGGATCGAACACGACATCCGCGCCGCGGCCGTCGGTGATGCGCTTGACGGCGTCGCGAAACGGCTCGCGGTCGTAGCGGACGAGATGATCGGCGCCGCGCGATTTCGCAATGGCGAGCTTCTCGTCGCTGGACGCGGTGGCGATCACGGTCGCGCCCAGCATCTTGCCGATCTCGACGGCCGCGAGACCCACGCCGCCGCCGGCGCCATGCACCAGCAACACCTCGCCGGGCTCAACCCGGCCGCGGTCGATCAGCGCGTGATAGGCAGTGCCGTGGCCGGCGAGATAGGTCGCAGCCTCCGCGTAGTCGAACGTCGACGGCATCGGCGTGAGTTGCGACGGCGTCACCACTGCTTCATCGGTGAAGGCGCCGTGGCGCATCTTCACGATGACCTTGTCGCCGACGGCAACGCCGCTCGCCTCCGCGCCGACCTCGGTGACATCGCCCGCAGCTTCCATGCCGGGCGTGAACGGCAGCTCCGGCTTGAGCTGGTATTCGCCGGCCGCCATCAGCACATCGGGAAAGTTCAGCCCCGCGGCACGGATCGCGACGCGCACCTCGCCCGGTTTCAGGGCGCGCGACGGAAACTCTTCCAGCCGCAAGGTTTCGGGCGCACCAAGTGCGCGGCAGACGACCGCCCGCACCATCAGGCCGCGCTCGCCTTGCTGCGCAGCAGTGCCTCGCGGATCAGCGGCAGGCGATCGTTGCCGAAATACATGTCGGTCTTGTTGACGAAGATCGTCGGCGAGCCGAACCCGCCGCGGGCGACGACCTCTTCCGTGTTGGCTTTGAGCTGATCCTTGATCGCCTGCTCCGAGATGCCCGCGAAGAATTTTGGTTCGTCGACACCCACCTTCCTGCAGATCTCGGCCAGCACCGCGTCCTGCGAGATGTCCTTGTCACCGCCCCAATAGGCCTCGAACAAGGCGGTCGCGAACGGCACCATCTCCTTGCCGAGCCAGATGCAGCCGCGCATCGCCTTCACGCTGTTCACCGGAAACACCGTCGGCGGCATCTTGATTGCGAGCCCTGCCGAGCGCGCCCAGTCGGCGAGATCCTTCTTCATGTAGCGGGCCTTCAGCGGCACCGGCGTCTCGCGCTGCGCGTAGACGCTTGGATTGACCGTGTTGAAGATGCCGCCGACTAGGATAGGCCGCCAGACGATCTCCGCGCCGACCTCCCTGGCCAGCGGCTGGATGTTGTGGAAGGCGAGATAAGTCCACGGGCTGGAACAGTCGAAGAAGAATTCGATCATGGCGTTTCCACTCCGGCGTCGCCGGCATCAAGGCGACTTTTGTTGTTCTGTACCTTGACGTTAAGACATGGCAGGAAGGGGCGCAACACAACCTACCGGGAGGGCCGCCATGCTGTTTCCAACCACGATCGCCGGCTCCTTGCCGAAGCCGGAATGGCTCGCCGAGCCCAACATGCTCTGGGCGCCGTGGAAATCTGGAGGTGACGAGCTTCTCCGCGCCAAGCGCGACGCGACCATGCTCGCCGTGAAGGTCCAGGAGGACGCCGGCATCGACATCGTCACCGAGGGCGAGCAGGCCCGGCAGCATTTCGTGCACGGCTTTCTGGAGAAGATCGAGGGCATCGATTTCGCCCACAAGGTCGAGATGGGCATCCGCAAGGACCGCTACAAGGCGATGGTGCCGCAGGTGGTCGCGCCGCTCCGGCTCAAGGGCCGCGTCCATGCCGACGAGGCGCGCGTTGCGCGCACGCATACCAAGAGAAAGCTGAAATTCACCCTGCCCGGCCCGATGACGATCATCGACACCATTGCGGATCGCTACTATGGCGACCGCGTGAAAATGGCTTTTGCCTTCGCCGATCTCCTGAACGAGGAAGCCAGGGCGCTGCAGGCCGACGGCGTCGATCTCGTGCAGTTCGACGAGCCCGCCTTCAACGTCTACATGGACGAGGTCAACGATTGGGGCATCAAGGCGCTGGAGCGGGCCGCACAGGGCCTCACCTGCGCCACCGCCGTGCACATCTGCTACGGCTACGGCATCAAGGCCAACACCGACTGGAAGGAGACGCTCGGCAGCCAGTGGCGCCAGTATGAGCAGATCTTCCCGGCGATCGACGCCAGCCCGATCCAGCAGGTCGCGATCGAGTGCCGCAATTCGAAAGTGCCGCTCGACCTGCTCGCGCTGCTCAAGAACAAGATCGTGCAGGCCGGCGTGATCGACGTTGCCAGTGACGAGGTCGAGACCGCGGAAGACGTCGTCAAGGTGATCGATGCGGTGTCGAAATTCGTGCCCAAGAGCAACATCATCGCTACCACCAATTGCGGCATGGCGCCGATGCGGCGCGAGATCGCGGAGGCCAAGCTGATGGCGCTCGGCGCCGGCGCCGCGCTGGCGCGCGAGAAGTTGGGGTGATGGCAAGGGCGACTGCTGTGCTAGTCCAACGCAGTCGGATGCAAGACTGGCCGGTAGCCGGCGTTCAA is from Bradyrhizobium xenonodulans and encodes:
- a CDS encoding M20 aminoacylase family protein translates to MPTIDRIDGYADELTAIRRDLHAHPEIGFEEVRTSGIVADKLKSWGIEVHRGLGGTGVIGVIKGKGSGGKRIGLRADMDALPMEENTNLKWSSKIPGRFHGCGHDGHTTMLLGTARYLAETKNFDGTVHLIFQPAEEGLGGARAMIKDGLFEKFPCDELYGLHNAPDLNHGEIAILPGPAMASADFFDLRITGYGAHGAMPERSKDAVIIATTLAQAIQTIVSRNVEPLQAAVVSITQIHAGSAYNVIPGDAHLCGTIRTFSKEVRTLISERIRTICAGIASAYQCVIDVDIRDTFNVLVNQVEQSKVVEDVARTIVDPAKVITRAQPKMGSEDFADMLETIPGAYFWVGHDGSVPVHNPGFVLDDKILPIGASMFARIIETRMPVG
- a CDS encoding amidase, encoding MQKKSVEDAVTSLHDLSAVDLIAGYRAKQFSPSEVLEDLLAHVAAWEPHLKALYAFDPDGAREAAKASTARWTGGEPSGALDGVPVTVKDNIATKGVPVPLGAASVKLVPAEKDAPPAARLREAGAVIFAKTTMPDYGMLSSGLSSFHALARNPWDLSKNPGGSSAGAGSAAAAGYGPLHLGTDIGGSVRLPAGWCGLVGLKPSFGRVPIDPVYVGRVAGPMTRTVDDCALMMSVIAKPDRRDGMSLPAEPLNWKGPEKSPRKLRIGLMLDPGTGLALEKPVREVAVKAAKAFESAGSVVTEVDGILTREMLDGLDNFWRARMWDDLSKLTPAEQAKVLPYIFAWGESGAKLSGVDVIRGFNQTMAIRAAAAKLFCELDYVISPTAPNVNYPAEWASPTNDPMKPFEHIAYTVPWNMSENPAVSINGGFDAKGFPIGVQIVGRRFDDIGVLGMAKAFEGLRGPQRPWPKPPAR
- a CDS encoding crotonase/enoyl-CoA hydratase family protein — encoded protein: MAYETIKYEVAEQILTITLNRPDKLNAFNAKMQAELIDAFDAADKDDDVRAIIVTGAGRGFCAGADLSSGADTFDRDARRGPVKRFADGKVDYSDPQVRDGGGQVTLRIFKCLKPVIAAVNGPAVGIGVTMQLAMDIRIASDAARFGFVFSQRGIVPEAASSWFLPRIVGIAQALEWCYSGRVFPAQEALAGRLVSKVVAPDDLLPTARALAKEFAAKTAPVSVALIRQMMWRMMGADDPMEAHKVDSRGIYARGRSDDVKEGVVSFLEKRPAQFKNKVSSDMPDYFPWWTEREYK
- a CDS encoding NADPH:quinone oxidoreductase family protein, which gives rise to MVRAVVCRALGAPETLRLEEFPSRALKPGEVRVAIRAAGLNFPDVLMAAGEYQLKPELPFTPGMEAAGDVTEVGAEASGVAVGDKVIVKMRHGAFTDEAVVTPSQLTPMPSTFDYAEAATYLAGHGTAYHALIDRGRVEPGEVLLVHGAGGGVGLAAVEIGKMLGATVIATASSDEKLAIAKSRGADHLVRYDREPFRDAVKRITDGRGADVVFDPVGGQVFEDSMRCIAWGARLLVIGFTGGIGSAKTNLLLIKGASVLGVRAGEAVRKNPALGEVRLKALLQWAEEGKLRPNISHRLPLEDYATAMRLLLDRKAIGRVALVME
- a CDS encoding 2-hydroxychromene-2-carboxylate isomerase, translating into MIEFFFDCSSPWTYLAFHNIQPLAREVGAEIVWRPILVGGIFNTVNPSVYAQRETPVPLKARYMKKDLADWARSAGLAIKMPPTVFPVNSVKAMRGCIWLGKEMVPFATALFEAYWGGDKDISQDAVLAEICRKVGVDEPKFFAGISEQAIKDQLKANTEEVVARGGFGSPTIFVNKTDMYFGNDRLPLIREALLRSKASAA
- a CDS encoding methionine synthase, producing MLFPTTIAGSLPKPEWLAEPNMLWAPWKSGGDELLRAKRDATMLAVKVQEDAGIDIVTEGEQARQHFVHGFLEKIEGIDFAHKVEMGIRKDRYKAMVPQVVAPLRLKGRVHADEARVARTHTKRKLKFTLPGPMTIIDTIADRYYGDRVKMAFAFADLLNEEARALQADGVDLVQFDEPAFNVYMDEVNDWGIKALERAAQGLTCATAVHICYGYGIKANTDWKETLGSQWRQYEQIFPAIDASPIQQVAIECRNSKVPLDLLALLKNKIVQAGVIDVASDEVETAEDVVKVIDAVSKFVPKSNIIATTNCGMAPMRREIAEAKLMALGAGAALAREKLG